The Sulfoacidibacillus ferrooxidans genome has a window encoding:
- a CDS encoding HD-GYP domain-containing protein, with product MDHEVWVHPVFGEQQESILLSYWQMYFQSLAYAAEYSDPDLLSHLQRVAMYTKYMAEQYLHWSECDVRRAVIAASVHDIGKIAITRSILFRPGPIDGPERAYVQAHTRYGYDLLHDLHTQAQQSSEWMVDDRVFELSKEVALYHHEH from the coding sequence GTGGATCATGAAGTGTGGGTTCATCCTGTCTTTGGCGAACAGCAAGAGAGCATTCTCTTGTCGTATTGGCAGATGTATTTTCAAAGCCTTGCGTACGCGGCTGAATACTCAGATCCTGATCTGTTGAGTCATTTACAGCGAGTGGCCATGTACACAAAGTATATGGCGGAACAGTATCTGCACTGGAGTGAGTGTGATGTGCGCCGTGCGGTCATTGCAGCTTCGGTGCACGACATCGGAAAAATCGCCATTACACGAAGCATCTTGTTTCGTCCAGGTCCGATTGACGGTCCGGAACGGGCCTATGTTCAAGCTCACACGCGCTATGGCTATGATCTGCTTCACGATTTGCATACCCAAGCGCAACAAAGCAGTGAATGGATGGTGGATGATCGCGTGTTTGAACTCTCCAAAGAGGTCGCTTTGTATCATCATGAACATT